In Oceanispirochaeta sp. M1, a single window of DNA contains:
- a CDS encoding HD domain-containing phosphohydrolase, with product MSKVSRKFNTLLILSVALSVFFSSMTVTVYLLFRAEKDTHEKNLIHLQGLAENIRAFLDHGVTLNYQLSINPEIKDSILEAEEDWDTRRENYSRNYNTDTAVQDLFGTPLLSMLQQQYDFVELFFVQDKQGFQTARSFGALGQRTDRWWFKKMAVNQDYRSFLSHSYYSLTGGKPVASIFHPIMDEGQFIGIMGMDINFDKLQEIVESYMVLEDIYAIVTDMEGVVIAHPDSQYSSEIYNLKDMTRSVLKDQDSSLNVGGYRDLEVSDINWPEEMREAVLRGISGEKGFYENVIFPEGAQNVYFAPIALSGTVNMNSNYVVFLVHDRSPILRTRNTIFIYILIFILSIILILYYIFKGRFNQNIIAPLEVLIDSMKDLDFEHFEEIDLITDDEFSLLSSSYNRLRRKLADANNELKNKVDFLKESEGGYKAFADIGLALSTEKNVDKLMELILDEARKLTRADGGTLYLYNEEDDCLEFSILHNETMGSRLGGTSGNPVTLPPVPLSKEDGTPNKSNASSHAAITGEIINIHDVYKAENFDFSGTQTYDRLNNYHSKSMLVIPMKNMSGLLIGVIQLINARERDTPRVQPFSEFSETLIVSLASQAAVALTNVELNKDLEELFHAFMRSIATAVDEKSAFTGGHITRVVILTMLIAEGMNRDDSTAFAGKTFNQEEMEELKMAAWMHDIGKVTTPESVMDKKTKLEGMQDRIELIESRYRMICGSIKTADDNCDHEQMKEEMEFLRQCNLSGEFLSDDKLERLKTISKKTYVAEGQEYPYITENELYNLSIRKGNLTPEERKQIEHHAAMTRNILAELKFPGHLSMVGDYASMHHEKLDGSGYPEGLKGEDIPLQARIISVADIFEALTAKDRPYRQPMKLSKALSIMDFMIKDGHIDADVFTSFKSSGAMKRYADEELNPEQVDLELPDSAE from the coding sequence ATGAGTAAGGTTTCAAGAAAGTTTAATACTCTGCTCATCCTGTCTGTAGCACTGTCAGTATTCTTTTCTTCAATGACCGTAACGGTTTATCTTCTTTTTCGCGCTGAAAAAGATACCCATGAAAAGAATCTGATTCATCTCCAGGGGCTAGCTGAAAATATCCGGGCATTCCTGGACCATGGTGTCACTCTGAATTATCAGCTTTCCATAAATCCGGAGATTAAAGATTCCATCCTGGAAGCAGAAGAAGACTGGGATACCAGAAGAGAGAACTACAGCAGAAATTATAATACTGATACAGCAGTACAGGATCTTTTCGGAACTCCATTACTGAGCATGCTGCAGCAGCAATATGATTTTGTTGAACTTTTCTTTGTTCAGGATAAACAGGGGTTTCAGACTGCCCGCTCTTTCGGTGCCCTAGGTCAGAGGACCGACCGCTGGTGGTTTAAGAAGATGGCGGTCAATCAGGACTATAGATCCTTCTTATCACACTCATATTATTCCCTGACCGGAGGCAAGCCGGTCGCCTCAATCTTTCATCCCATAATGGATGAAGGTCAGTTTATCGGGATCATGGGGATGGATATCAATTTTGATAAGCTTCAGGAAATTGTAGAATCCTACATGGTTCTGGAAGATATATATGCCATCGTCACAGATATGGAAGGTGTGGTAATCGCACATCCGGATTCTCAGTACAGTTCTGAAATATATAATCTCAAGGATATGACCCGCTCAGTTCTCAAAGATCAGGATTCATCACTTAATGTTGGTGGATACAGGGATCTGGAAGTAAGTGATATTAACTGGCCTGAAGAGATGAGAGAGGCAGTGCTTAGGGGAATTTCCGGAGAGAAGGGTTTTTATGAAAATGTAATTTTCCCTGAGGGTGCACAGAATGTTTATTTTGCTCCCATTGCTCTGTCTGGAACCGTAAATATGAATTCCAATTATGTCGTTTTTCTGGTGCATGACAGATCACCGATTCTGCGAACCAGAAACACCATATTTATTTATATTCTAATTTTTATCCTCTCCATCATCCTTATTCTTTACTATATTTTTAAAGGACGATTTAATCAAAATATTATCGCTCCACTGGAAGTTTTGATAGATTCCATGAAGGATCTCGATTTTGAGCATTTTGAAGAGATCGATCTGATTACGGATGATGAGTTTTCTCTTCTTTCCAGCAGTTATAACCGATTGAGGCGTAAGCTGGCCGATGCCAATAATGAGCTAAAGAACAAAGTGGATTTTCTGAAAGAGAGTGAAGGCGGATATAAGGCATTTGCCGATATAGGGCTGGCTCTCTCCACAGAGAAGAATGTAGATAAATTAATGGAATTGATCCTTGATGAAGCCAGAAAGCTTACCAGAGCCGATGGCGGTACTCTTTACCTTTACAATGAAGAGGATGACTGTCTGGAGTTTTCAATACTTCACAACGAGACCATGGGCTCCCGCCTGGGAGGGACCAGCGGCAATCCGGTAACCCTTCCACCTGTACCCCTGAGTAAAGAAGACGGAACACCGAATAAATCAAATGCCTCCTCTCATGCTGCCATTACGGGTGAGATTATCAATATTCATGATGTCTATAAAGCGGAAAATTTCGATTTTTCAGGAACCCAGACCTATGATCGTCTTAACAATTACCATTCTAAATCAATGCTTGTAATTCCTATGAAAAATATGTCCGGGCTCCTCATCGGTGTAATCCAGCTTATTAATGCCCGTGAGAGGGATACGCCCCGTGTTCAGCCCTTCAGTGAATTTTCAGAGACACTGATTGTCTCATTGGCTTCTCAGGCGGCTGTTGCTCTGACTAATGTTGAGCTTAACAAGGATCTGGAAGAGCTGTTCCACGCCTTTATGCGGAGTATTGCCACGGCTGTTGATGAAAAGTCGGCATTTACCGGCGGTCATATCACCAGGGTTGTAATTCTTACCATGCTTATTGCAGAGGGTATGAACAGAGATGATTCCACAGCTTTTGCAGGTAAAACATTCAATCAGGAAGAGATGGAAGAACTGAAAATGGCGGCCTGGATGCATGATATTGGTAAAGTCACGACTCCAGAGAGTGTGATGGATAAGAAGACCAAGCTTGAGGGAATGCAGGACAGAATCGAGCTTATCGAATCCCGTTACAGGATGATCTGCGGGTCCATCAAGACAGCCGATGATAACTGTGATCATGAGCAAATGAAAGAGGAGATGGAGTTCCTGAGACAGTGTAATCTCAGTGGAGAGTTCCTTTCCGATGATAAACTGGAAAGGCTTAAGACCATCAGTAAAAAGACCTATGTCGCAGAGGGGCAGGAGTATCCCTATATTACAGAGAATGAACTCTATAATCTGTCTATCAGAAAGGGGAATCTAACTCCTGAAGAAAGAAAACAGATCGAACATCATGCGGCAATGACAAGAAATATTCTGGCGGAACTGAAATTTCCCGGTCATCTTTCCATGGTAGGAGACTATGCTTCCATGCATCATGAAAAACTGGACGGTTCCGGTTATCCTGAAGGGCTGAAGGGTGAGGATATTCCTCTGCAGGCCAGAATTATATCTGTTGCCGATATCTTTGAAGCCCTTACAGCAAAAGATAGACCCTACAGACAGCCAATGAAACTCTCAAAGGCTCTCAGTATCATGGATTTTATGATAAAAGACGGTCATATAGACGCCGATGTGTTTACTTCGTTCAAATCAAGCGGCGCCATGAAGCGTTATGCCGATGAAGAACTGAACCCGGAGCAGGTTGACCTGGAACTTCCGGATTCAGCTGAATAA
- a CDS encoding xylulokinase, which yields MDIKSQIESGQTVLGIELGSTRIKAVLIDMDNKPIASGGHGWENSQVNGIWTYSLDEVWDGIAKAYAGLKMDVEQKFSTGIKSFKAIGFSGMMHGYMVFDKDDKQLVPFRTWRNNITSDAAEKLTETFSYNIPQRWSIAHLYQSVLADEPHVKDIDCITTLAGYIHYRLTGEKVMGVGEASGMFPIKLKTKTFDKEMMQKFDNLLKDKSYSWKLEDIMPKVLVAGEQAGTLTAEGAGLIDSSGELEAGIPLCPPEGDAGTGMVATNSVAVRTGNVSAGTSVFAMLVLEKDLSRVHNEIDLITTPDGQLVGMAHSNNCTSDYDAWISLFGEAAKALGMDVSTPVLYDTLLEQALKGDPDCGGLLAYGYISGEHMTGFSEGRPLFARSEGSSFTLPNFIRTHLFTSLCALKTGLNILIDEEKVDVDEIRGHGGFFKAAEVGQKIMAAATNTPISILETAGEGGAWGIALLASFMVNKSKESLPEYLNKVFAESMGTAVKPDPSDVKGFNAFFERYHKGLSIERAAVETLK from the coding sequence ATGGATATTAAATCACAGATTGAATCAGGGCAAACCGTTCTGGGAATTGAGCTGGGGTCTACAAGGATCAAGGCTGTCCTTATTGATATGGATAATAAACCTATTGCCTCCGGGGGGCACGGCTGGGAAAACAGTCAGGTAAACGGAATATGGACCTACTCACTTGATGAGGTCTGGGATGGTATAGCTAAGGCCTATGCCGGTCTTAAAATGGATGTGGAACAAAAATTCTCAACCGGGATAAAATCCTTCAAGGCCATAGGTTTCAGCGGGATGATGCACGGGTATATGGTCTTTGATAAAGATGACAAACAGCTTGTCCCCTTCAGAACATGGAGAAATAATATAACCTCTGATGCCGCCGAAAAACTTACAGAAACCTTCTCCTACAATATTCCCCAGCGCTGGAGCATTGCTCATCTTTATCAGTCTGTTCTGGCTGATGAACCACATGTAAAAGATATCGATTGCATCACAACCCTTGCAGGTTATATCCATTACAGACTGACCGGTGAAAAGGTCATGGGTGTGGGAGAGGCTTCCGGAATGTTCCCCATCAAACTGAAAACAAAAACCTTTGATAAGGAAATGATGCAGAAATTTGATAATCTGCTTAAGGATAAATCTTATTCATGGAAACTTGAGGATATTATGCCGAAGGTACTTGTTGCCGGAGAGCAGGCCGGAACCCTCACAGCAGAAGGTGCCGGGCTTATTGACTCCTCCGGAGAACTGGAGGCAGGAATTCCCCTCTGCCCCCCTGAAGGGGATGCAGGCACGGGCATGGTAGCCACCAATTCTGTAGCCGTTAGAACAGGAAACGTATCAGCAGGGACATCTGTTTTTGCAATGCTCGTTCTGGAAAAGGATCTTTCCAGGGTACACAATGAGATTGACCTGATCACAACCCCTGACGGACAGCTGGTGGGTATGGCTCATTCCAACAACTGTACATCCGACTACGATGCCTGGATTTCACTCTTCGGTGAAGCGGCAAAAGCACTGGGAATGGATGTATCCACTCCCGTTCTCTACGATACTCTCCTTGAACAGGCACTCAAGGGAGATCCCGACTGCGGAGGACTTCTGGCCTACGGTTATATCTCGGGAGAACATATGACAGGATTCAGTGAAGGAAGACCTCTCTTTGCCCGTTCAGAAGGAAGCAGTTTTACACTGCCCAACTTTATAAGGACCCATCTATTTACATCACTCTGTGCTCTGAAAACCGGTCTCAATATTCTTATTGATGAAGAGAAGGTGGACGTAGATGAAATACGCGGTCACGGCGGTTTCTTCAAGGCTGCGGAAGTAGGACAGAAGATAATGGCTGCAGCCACAAACACCCCCATATCCATACTGGAGACTGCCGGCGAAGGCGGAGCCTGGGGGATTGCCCTTCTGGCCTCTTTTATGGTGAATAAAAGTAAAGAATCACTTCCTGAATACCTGAATAAGGTCTTCGCCGAAAGCATGGGAACAGCAGTAAAACCCGATCCTTCCGATGTCAAAGGATTCAATGCCTTCTTTGAGAGATACCATAAGGGACTCTCCATCGAAAGAGCAGCGGTTGAGACATTAAAATAG